The following coding sequences lie in one Cyanobacterium sp. Dongsha4 genomic window:
- a CDS encoding pentapeptide repeat-containing protein produces the protein MEAQELLERYAKGERDFRGKVFGKLDLRGASLKDIDLRGAILTFSDFSDADLTGANLEYSYLVGANFTNTNLEKALLNNSSLEWTYLYKTRIDNCQGLDSKWYKVWGIVNGQANMNKLQNLDLSFCYLKEINFSNCNLQGTDFSASKLINVNFSNCNLKNSKFNFKKMQNLEGYSPSFHYHYPSIINCNFTKSDLTNAEFISADLKNLNFTDSALFNTNFSSTKAGIDPHWNEWFTTSSGYIWLKTNFDNVDFRGTKLATAIFNHTNLRGIIGDESVFENNKLYIAWLLINNLINENSKTFLEYPLDLDFVDLRDINTEQLKYINLKFANLQNSDLRGLNLSNLDLEGACLKEADLSNANLNRTNMKRVNLTKATLFEANLSQANLSDSNLSKSSLYSSIFDLAILDNAILQKCNITNANFRYSQCVKANFDNVYICYNLKANFDSANLTGTIFDNTLLNKNYQSSPIISEFNHLLTQQKDFITRYKQGYLLESPLEGSHSEITTISTEETAKLRAFSWEMVDKYKKFKQNAKSVELFVNNLTGKLGEALLKHRLGNLVTEVDYELYNYGDGGVDFTLTDYPNIGIQVKTRSGNLTEISWSISKAEIEKNSLLVCVLSEQKISEAQPNYKLIFAGFIPTSEIKIDGNKGYVKIDDLYYSGGIYSYLESLFIKD, from the coding sequence ATGGAAGCACAAGAATTATTAGAGCGTTACGCAAAAGGCGAAAGAGATTTTCGGGGCAAAGTTTTTGGAAAACTAGATTTAAGAGGGGCATCTTTGAAAGATATTGATTTAAGAGGTGCTATTTTAACCTTTTCAGATTTCAGCGATGCTGATTTAACAGGAGCAAATTTAGAGTATTCTTATCTCGTAGGAGCAAATTTTACCAATACCAATTTAGAAAAAGCATTATTAAATAACTCATCATTAGAGTGGACATACTTATATAAGACTAGAATTGATAATTGTCAGGGACTTGACTCTAAATGGTATAAAGTTTGGGGAATAGTAAATGGTCAAGCTAACATGAATAAGTTACAAAATCTTGACCTTAGTTTTTGTTATCTCAAAGAGATTAACTTTAGTAATTGTAATTTACAAGGGACAGATTTTTCTGCTTCAAAATTAATTAATGTTAATTTTAGTAACTGCAATTTAAAGAATAGTAAATTCAATTTCAAAAAAATGCAAAATTTGGAAGGATATTCACCTAGTTTTCATTATCATTATCCTTCAATAATAAATTGTAATTTCACTAAGTCCGATTTGACTAATGCTGAGTTTATATCTGCCGATTTGAAAAATCTAAATTTTACTGATAGTGCATTATTTAATACAAATTTTAGTTCAACAAAAGCTGGAATTGATCCACATTGGAATGAATGGTTTACAACTAGCAGTGGCTATATTTGGTTAAAAACAAATTTTGATAATGTCGATTTTCGTGGAACTAAGTTGGCAACAGCAATATTTAATCATACTAATTTAAGAGGTATAATTGGCGATGAAAGTGTTTTTGAAAATAATAAATTATATATAGCTTGGTTGTTAATAAATAATTTGATTAATGAAAATAGCAAAACATTTTTAGAGTATCCATTAGATTTGGATTTTGTCGATTTAAGAGACATTAATACTGAGCAACTTAAATATATTAATTTAAAGTTTGCTAATTTACAAAATAGTGATTTAAGAGGTTTAAATTTAAGTAATCTTGATTTAGAGGGAGCTTGTTTAAAAGAAGCTGATTTATCAAATGCAAATTTAAACAGAACTAATATGAAAAGAGTTAATTTAACAAAAGCAACTCTTTTTGAAGCAAATTTAAGTCAAGCAAATTTATCTGACAGTAATCTTTCTAAAAGTTCTTTATATTCAAGTATTTTTGATTTGGCTATTTTAGATAATGCAATTTTGCAGAAATGTAATATAACAAATGCTAATTTTAGATATAGTCAATGTGTAAAAGCTAATTTCGATAATGTTTATATATGCTATAACTTAAAAGCTAATTTTGATAGTGCTAATCTGACAGGTACAATCTTTGATAATACCCTATTAAATAAAAACTATCAATCATCTCCTATAATCTCAGAATTTAACCACTTATTAACTCAACAAAAAGACTTTATAACTAGATATAAACAAGGCTATTTATTAGAATCCCCATTAGAAGGAAGCCATAGCGAAATAACCACTATTTCCACCGAAGAAACAGCAAAATTAAGGGCATTTTCTTGGGAGATGGTAGATAAATATAAAAAATTTAAACAAAATGCAAAATCCGTTGAACTATTCGTTAATAATTTAACAGGAAAATTAGGAGAAGCACTATTAAAACATCGCTTAGGAAATCTCGTCACCGAAGTTGATTACGAATTATATAATTATGGTGATGGCGGTGTGGACTTTACCTTAACAGATTATCCCAATATCGGTATTCAGGTTAAAACCCGTAGCGGAAATTTAACGGAAATTTCATGGTCAATTAGTAAAGCTGAAATAGAAAAAAATAGCCTTTTAGTATGTGTTTTAAGTGAGCAAAAAATCTCCGAAGCTCAACCAAATTATAAACTAATTTTTGCAGGTTTTATCCCTACTTCTGAAATAAAAATTGACGGTAATAAAGGCTATGTAAAAATTGATGATTTGTATTATAGTGGAGGAATTTACAGTTATTTAGAATCTCTCTTCATCAAGGATTAA
- a CDS encoding GNAT family N-acetyltransferase, with the protein MEELSFSMATLADFDTLRQIYRYTVKKLAPSLYSPAQVEAWSAAPDNFNSFQYFIFDPDTYLLLIRQQIVGFCGLRKNGHIASLYIHPDYTRQGYGTKLLNYVLNIGVNRQIKRFFTEASFFSYPVFTRCGFTVIEMEIVNYGDVAFDRYKMEKIIPYTSDS; encoded by the coding sequence ATGGAAGAATTGAGTTTTTCAATGGCAACATTGGCGGATTTTGATACCCTTAGACAAATATACCGTTATACGGTTAAAAAACTTGCCCCTAGCTTATATTCTCCTGCACAAGTAGAAGCATGGTCTGCCGCCCCTGATAATTTTAACAGTTTTCAATATTTTATTTTCGATCCCGATACATATTTACTATTGATTAGGCAACAAATAGTTGGTTTCTGCGGTTTGCGCAAAAATGGACATATCGCCTCATTATATATTCATCCAGATTATACCCGTCAGGGTTACGGTACTAAACTGTTAAATTACGTTTTAAATATAGGTGTTAACCGACAAATAAAGAGATTTTTTACGGAAGCGAGTTTTTTTTCCTATCCTGTTTTTACCCGTTGCGGTTTTACCGTGATTGAAATGGAAATAGTAAATTATGGAGATGTTGCCTTCGATCGTTATAAAATGGAAAAAATTATTCCATACACATCAGACTCATGA
- a CDS encoding rhomboid family intramembrane serine protease, giving the protein MSDENLKALAKEVKIQFTILGVFVIIFWLIEIINLTFFGDRLDYLGIIPRNLTGLRGIILAPFLHGDIPHLIANTFPFIILGFLTMLRKTSDFFIVTFFSMIVSGLGVWLFASPNSVTVGASGVIFGFLGFLMFRGLFQKNIPSIAVSLIVIFLYGGMVWGVLPTDPRISWLAHLFGFLGGVLAAKFIADNQDN; this is encoded by the coding sequence ATGAGCGATGAGAATTTAAAAGCATTGGCAAAAGAGGTAAAAATTCAATTTACCATCCTCGGCGTTTTTGTCATTATTTTCTGGTTAATTGAAATTATAAATCTAACTTTCTTCGGTGATCGCCTCGATTATTTGGGAATTATACCGAGAAATTTGACAGGCTTAAGAGGCATCATTCTCGCCCCTTTTTTACATGGAGATATACCCCATTTAATCGCTAATACTTTTCCTTTTATCATATTAGGATTCTTAACCATGTTAAGGAAAACCAGTGATTTTTTCATCGTTACTTTTTTCTCAATGATTGTGAGTGGCTTAGGAGTCTGGCTATTTGCTTCTCCTAACTCAGTTACGGTGGGTGCTAGTGGGGTGATTTTCGGTTTTTTGGGATTTTTGATGTTTAGGGGCTTATTCCAAAAAAATATCCCTTCTATCGCCGTTTCCTTAATTGTTATTTTTTTATATGGTGGAATGGTGTGGGGCGTATTACCAACAGACCCTCGTATTTCATGGTTAGCTCATCTATTTGGTTTTTTAGGAGGAGTTTTAGCGGCGAAATTTATTGCTGATAATCAAGATAATTAG
- a CDS encoding YheT family hydrolase, whose product MWHYEPSIFLRSGLIQTLYIALFAHRNWQKTIKYSEPNYQEHIFYGANNVLIYGLIAIPPHAQGTIIATYGITGSLQDQWFLKILSAKAYAQNYAVVMFDWRAHGKTALLSPTLTSDGLYEGQDFLCIASQSKKLGCPPQFWFTGYSLGGKLTLWGLYEASHLSKYEDSLELSQEDIGGGCAICPSLDAWQSLNYLENHPVGSKLEKVITRNLRQLAEKIFQAHPHHFNQQQLDRVNSIKEFDRNLVIPQLGIDSLEEYYRLSSPLRIIPQIKKPTLILYAKDDPMFAPSLIEEVIKVSENNSWIDLTLTKYGGHVGYISSKNCQRQWNDQDKWWAWNRFLEWITHSQKKNKK is encoded by the coding sequence ATGTGGCATTACGAACCGAGTATTTTTTTGCGTAGTGGTTTAATTCAAACTCTCTATATTGCCCTTTTTGCTCACAGAAATTGGCAGAAAACCATAAAATATAGTGAGCCGAATTATCAAGAACATATATTCTATGGTGCGAATAATGTACTCATTTATGGTTTAATAGCAATTCCTCCTCATGCTCAAGGTACGATTATTGCTACTTATGGCATTACAGGAAGTTTACAAGACCAATGGTTTTTAAAGATTTTGTCGGCTAAGGCATATGCTCAGAATTATGCGGTAGTTATGTTTGATTGGAGAGCTCATGGTAAAACGGCTTTACTTTCTCCAACCTTAACCTCTGATGGGTTATATGAAGGACAAGATTTTCTGTGTATTGCCTCTCAAAGTAAAAAATTAGGTTGCCCTCCGCAATTTTGGTTTACAGGTTATTCTCTGGGAGGAAAATTAACGTTATGGGGATTATATGAGGCATCCCATCTGAGTAAGTATGAAGATTCCTTAGAGTTATCACAAGAAGATATAGGCGGAGGTTGTGCGATTTGTCCGAGTTTGGATGCTTGGCAATCCTTAAATTATCTGGAAAATCATCCTGTAGGTAGTAAATTAGAGAAGGTAATTACCCGTAATTTACGACAATTGGCAGAAAAAATATTTCAAGCTCATCCTCATCATTTTAATCAACAACAACTCGATCGAGTCAATAGTATAAAAGAGTTCGATCGAAATTTAGTTATTCCTCAATTAGGTATTGATAGCTTAGAGGAATATTATCGACTTAGTAGCCCTCTGAGAATCATACCCCAAATAAAAAAACCGACCTTAATCTTATATGCTAAAGATGATCCCATGTTTGCCCCTAGCTTAATCGAAGAAGTTATAAAAGTAAGCGAAAACAATTCTTGGATTGACCTCACTCTTACAAAATACGGCGGTCATGTCGGTTATATTAGTAGTAAAAACTGTCAACGACAATGGAATGATCAAGATAAATGGTGGGCATGGAATCGGTTTTTAGAATGGATTACCCATTCTCAGAAGAAAAACAAAAAATAG
- the mazG gene encoding nucleoside triphosphate pyrophosphohydrolase, producing the protein MTKFASHPNQKILTALERLIDIVAKLRSPLGGCPWDLAQTQESLIPYIIEEAYEAVDAIHSQNQAEIAEELGDLLLQVVLQAQIAQENEYFTLEDIAEGISEKLIRRHPHVFGDVEVTSEEEVHHNWEKIKQEEKQKTHALLSEKLKTYVRSLPPLMATLKISKQAAKAGFEWENVEGVWDKFQEELKEFQEAIIKGDLQHAETELGDLLFTVVNLGRWYGIDPTVALQGTNNRFIQRLSLMEQKCDRPLQEYSLTELEALWQSAKKQLSIDE; encoded by the coding sequence ATGACCAAATTTGCCAGTCACCCTAATCAAAAAATCTTAACTGCACTAGAACGCTTGATCGACATAGTAGCCAAGTTGCGATCGCCTCTAGGGGGATGTCCATGGGATTTAGCCCAAACTCAAGAATCTTTAATTCCCTACATTATTGAAGAAGCCTACGAAGCAGTGGACGCTATTCACTCTCAAAATCAGGCAGAAATAGCCGAAGAATTGGGAGATTTACTCTTACAAGTCGTTTTACAAGCACAAATTGCCCAGGAAAATGAATATTTCACCCTTGAAGATATTGCTGAGGGTATCAGTGAAAAACTAATTCGCCGTCATCCCCACGTTTTTGGTGATGTTGAGGTAACAAGTGAGGAAGAAGTACATCACAACTGGGAAAAAATTAAGCAAGAAGAAAAACAAAAAACCCATGCTTTATTAAGTGAAAAACTCAAAACTTATGTGCGTAGCTTACCTCCTCTGATGGCAACCTTAAAAATTTCTAAACAGGCAGCAAAAGCGGGATTTGAGTGGGAAAACGTAGAAGGAGTTTGGGATAAGTTTCAGGAAGAATTAAAAGAATTTCAAGAAGCTATTATTAAAGGTGATCTACAACACGCCGAAACGGAGCTAGGTGATTTATTATTTACAGTAGTTAACTTAGGGCGTTGGTATGGGATTGACCCCACTGTTGCCCTACAGGGAACAAATAATCGTTTTATTCAAAGGCTTTCCCTCATGGAGCAAAAATGCGATCGCCCCTTGCAAGAGTATTCATTGACTGAATTAGAAGCTCTCTGGCAATCTGCAAAGAAACAATTATCTATTGACGAGTAA
- a CDS encoding HAD family hydrolase, which produces MTDIKLLILDIDGTISGKSNQVTEKVKNAIKEAQEKGVKVGLATGRMFCSALRFHQEINADLPIIAYNGAWMQRVDNQEILLHQPVNKNIAQELMQYFREKQIDNELEIHLYYDDQLYVENFSEKTDFYVTRSGINFNVVEKLETLLNNHPTKVLAQSPDADFIGNLLQDLQIRYSTDELYLTQSNPIYLEATQANVNKGSTVKYLVEKILGYNPQEVMAIGDNYNDYTMLDYVGLGIAMGDAPPEIRAIAAGVTQDVENDGVANAIASYIL; this is translated from the coding sequence ATGACAGATATAAAATTGCTAATTCTCGATATTGATGGTACGATTTCTGGGAAATCTAATCAGGTAACAGAAAAAGTAAAAAATGCCATTAAAGAAGCCCAAGAAAAAGGGGTAAAAGTTGGTTTAGCTACAGGGAGAATGTTTTGTTCTGCTTTAAGATTTCACCAAGAAATTAACGCTGACTTACCTATAATTGCTTATAACGGTGCTTGGATGCAAAGAGTTGATAATCAGGAAATACTTTTACATCAGCCTGTAAATAAAAACATTGCTCAGGAATTAATGCAATATTTTAGGGAAAAACAAATAGATAATGAATTAGAAATTCATCTTTATTATGATGATCAATTATATGTAGAAAATTTCTCAGAAAAAACAGATTTTTATGTTACTAGGTCTGGAATTAATTTTAATGTAGTAGAAAAATTAGAAACTTTATTAAATAATCATCCCACAAAAGTTTTAGCACAAAGTCCTGATGCTGATTTTATCGGCAACCTTTTACAAGATTTACAAATTCGTTACTCCACAGATGAACTATATTTAACTCAATCCAATCCTATTTATTTAGAAGCAACTCAAGCCAATGTCAATAAAGGTTCAACAGTAAAGTATCTTGTGGAAAAAATCTTAGGTTATAACCCCCAAGAAGTTATGGCAATTGGTGATAATTACAATGATTACACCATGTTGGATTATGTTGGTTTGGGTATTGCGATGGGGGATGCACCCCCAGAAATTAGGGCTATTGCGGCGGGAGTTACTCAAGATGTGGAAAATGATGGAGTTGCAAATGCGATCGCATCTTATATTTTATAG
- the recQ gene encoding DNA helicase RecQ, which produces MSSLRQSLKKYFGYDSFREGQEEIIQNALNNNDLLIIMPTGGGKSLCFQLPALLKKGVTIVISPLISLMQDQVTSLHDNGIGATFINSTLDFQEIKHREQLILSGKIKLLYLAPERLISEKFQSFLNTVAKTNAIASFAIDEAHCISEWGHDFRLEYRQLRQLRQRFPQIPITALTATATPRVQQDIIQQLRLRNPIIRRFSFNRPNLYYEVRPREKRNYHQILQLINSLEGSGIIYCLARKTTEDLAYRLRQDNISALPYHGGLTDEMRSHHQDCFIRDDARIMVATVAFGMGINKPDVRFVIHHDLPRNIESYYQESGRAGRDGEPAKCILLYNPSDEYKINYFIKQKENINEQKQAREQLKKVQEYAETNYCRRIVQLGYFGEKYKGDCGGCDNCLNPKEFIDWTIEAQKFLSCVARTKEKFGMNHIISILRGAKNQKIYQYGHHLLSTYGIGKDHTTKEWQYLGRSLVYQGLVSQSNDGYKILKLNNESWKILQHKRKVTIALNNEQNNNSQDLDNPRKLETEILLSRLKKLRKKLADEENIAPYVIFGDSTLKVMAQLQPISLESLGKISGVTEYKLNKYGNYFLREIISFNHEQPVITPLPSHTHMKTLQFYQQGLTVREIAQKRGLTESTIISHFCELIELNQPVNIDEFVNLEKQKNISEALNKIGDKFLKPIRDYLGSEYSYDEIKLVKAKLASYKIK; this is translated from the coding sequence ATGTCATCCTTACGCCAATCATTAAAGAAATACTTTGGTTATGATAGCTTTAGGGAAGGACAAGAAGAAATCATCCAAAATGCCCTCAATAATAATGATTTACTGATAATTATGCCCACTGGGGGCGGAAAATCTCTTTGTTTTCAACTTCCTGCTTTACTAAAAAAGGGGGTGACAATTGTTATTTCTCCTCTAATTTCCTTAATGCAAGATCAAGTTACATCGTTGCATGATAATGGTATTGGGGCAACTTTTATCAATAGCACCCTTGATTTTCAAGAAATTAAGCACCGGGAACAATTAATTCTTTCTGGTAAAATTAAGTTACTCTATCTTGCTCCTGAAAGGCTTATTAGTGAGAAGTTTCAGTCATTTTTAAATACCGTTGCCAAGACTAATGCGATCGCATCTTTTGCTATTGATGAAGCTCATTGTATATCTGAGTGGGGTCATGATTTTCGTTTGGAATATCGGCAATTAAGGCAATTACGTCAACGTTTCCCGCAAATACCAATTACGGCTCTAACTGCCACGGCAACCCCCAGAGTGCAACAGGATATTATTCAACAGTTACGGCTTCGTAATCCGATTATTCGTCGCTTTAGCTTCAATCGTCCTAATCTTTATTATGAAGTAAGACCACGAGAAAAACGCAACTATCACCAAATTTTGCAGTTAATTAATTCTTTAGAAGGTTCTGGTATTATTTATTGTTTAGCTCGTAAAACAACAGAAGATTTAGCCTATAGACTTCGTCAAGACAATATTTCTGCTCTACCTTACCATGGTGGCTTAACCGATGAGATGCGATCGCACCATCAAGATTGTTTTATTCGAGATGATGCCCGTATAATGGTTGCTACCGTAGCCTTTGGCATGGGTATAAATAAACCTGATGTCCGTTTTGTCATCCACCACGATTTACCTCGTAATATTGAAAGTTACTATCAAGAGTCAGGACGAGCGGGGAGGGATGGAGAACCAGCAAAATGTATTCTGTTATATAATCCTAGCGATGAATATAAAATCAATTATTTCATCAAACAAAAAGAAAATATCAACGAACAAAAACAAGCACGAGAACAACTTAAAAAAGTACAAGAATATGCAGAGACAAATTACTGTCGTAGAATAGTTCAATTAGGCTATTTTGGTGAAAAATATAAAGGGGATTGTGGCGGTTGTGATAACTGTTTAAACCCCAAAGAATTTATTGATTGGACTATTGAAGCTCAAAAATTTTTATCCTGTGTTGCTCGAACTAAAGAAAAATTTGGCATGAACCATATTATCAGCATTTTAAGAGGAGCAAAAAATCAAAAAATTTATCAATATGGACATCATTTATTATCCACTTATGGTATAGGAAAAGACCATACAACTAAAGAATGGCAATACTTAGGAAGATCTTTAGTTTATCAAGGCTTAGTAAGTCAAAGTAACGATGGTTATAAAATTTTAAAACTAAATAATGAAAGCTGGAAAATTTTACAACATAAAAGGAAAGTAACAATAGCTTTAAATAATGAGCAAAATAATAATTCTCAAGACCTAGATAATCCCAGAAAATTAGAAACAGAAATTTTACTATCCAGACTAAAAAAACTAAGAAAAAAATTGGCAGATGAAGAAAATATCGCTCCGTATGTTATTTTCGGTGATTCTACCTTAAAAGTCATGGCACAACTACAACCAATTTCCTTAGAAAGTTTAGGCAAAATATCTGGAGTTACAGAATATAAATTAAACAAATATGGAAACTATTTTCTCAGAGAAATAATTTCTTTTAATCATGAACAACCTGTAATAACTCCTTTACCTTCTCATACTCATATGAAAACATTACAATTCTATCAACAAGGTTTAACAGTGAGGGAAATAGCACAAAAAAGAGGCTTAACAGAATCAACAATTATTAGTCATTTCTGTGAATTAATTGAATTAAATCAACCCGTAAATATCGATGAATTTGTTAACCTAGAAAAACAGAAAAATATCAGTGAAGCCCTTAATAAAATAGGAGATAAATTTCTCAAACCTATTAGAGACTATTTAGGTAGCGAATATAGTTATGATGAAATCAAATTAGTTAAAGCTAAATTAGCTTCCTATAAAATTAAATAA
- a CDS encoding YbjQ family protein — protein sequence MIVTTTDNIQNREISSYLGVVTAEVIYGTNALRDFFAGIRDMFGGRTGSYEKVFEKAQLEAIEELKKRAIKLNADAVIGIKVDTGTINVDQEGVLLLVTATGTAVSLQ from the coding sequence ATGATTGTTACTACCACAGATAATATTCAGAATCGAGAAATTTCTTCTTACTTAGGTGTTGTTACAGCAGAGGTAATTTATGGCACTAATGCTTTAAGAGACTTTTTTGCGGGAATTCGTGATATGTTTGGAGGACGTACTGGTAGTTATGAAAAGGTTTTTGAAAAAGCCCAATTAGAAGCCATTGAAGAATTAAAAAAACGGGCAATTAAACTTAATGCGGATGCAGTTATCGGTATAAAAGTTGATACTGGTACAATTAATGTAGATCAAGAAGGTGTATTGTTATTGGTTACTGCCACTGGTACTGCGGTTAGTTTACAGTAG
- a CDS encoding sensor domain-containing diguanylate cyclase, whose protein sequence is MIDLNQLFSSIDPNPFILSILAKIKHDLEVDQVFISQFNSRGELENIINGSELISKKKDSFQENNLYEISDSLIGKIKKNQQSYFTHDSDDLTEDTYPLKRAELLFPIKLKTPQVITVNEDIDFWGILSIYDYNYERKWQEEQIKQIDEIISILTLAIERKIIFDKLIETQQQCQSYSLLDDQTGLANYSAFIDCLDYEWRRLAREKQPLSLILLKLRFEAEFNTRILAKIGYFIQEEIKRPADLGAYFGNNKIMIMLPNTNGAGALWVKKNIFKSLAKITNAQKSFQCVAEILTIIPEYNQDYNSIINNLEKSLPNFE, encoded by the coding sequence ATGATTGACCTTAATCAACTATTTTCTTCCATTGATCCTAATCCATTTATATTATCAATTCTTGCTAAAATCAAACATGATTTAGAAGTTGATCAAGTATTTATTAGTCAATTTAATTCTAGGGGTGAATTAGAAAATATTATCAATGGTTCAGAGCTAATTTCAAAAAAAAAAGATTCCTTTCAAGAAAATAATTTGTATGAAATTAGTGATTCTTTAATTGGAAAAATAAAGAAGAATCAACAATCTTATTTTACCCATGACAGTGATGATTTAACGGAAGATACTTATCCCTTAAAAAGAGCAGAATTACTGTTTCCCATTAAGCTAAAAACACCTCAAGTTATAACCGTCAATGAAGATATTGATTTTTGGGGAATTTTATCTATTTATGACTATAATTATGAGCGTAAATGGCAAGAAGAACAAATTAAACAAATTGATGAAATTATTAGTATTTTAACTTTAGCAATAGAGCGAAAAATTATCTTTGATAAGTTAATAGAAACACAGCAACAATGTCAATCTTATTCCCTTCTTGATGATCAAACTGGTTTAGCAAATTATTCAGCTTTTATTGATTGTTTGGATTATGAATGGAGAAGATTAGCAAGAGAAAAACAACCTCTTTCATTAATTTTATTAAAATTAAGATTTGAAGCTGAATTTAATACGAGAATCTTAGCAAAAATCGGTTATTTTATTCAAGAAGAAATAAAACGTCCTGCTGATTTAGGTGCTTATTTTGGGAATAATAAAATAATGATTATGCTTCCTAATACGAATGGTGCTGGTGCTTTATGGGTGAAAAAAAATATTTTCAAATCCTTAGCAAAAATAACAAATGCCCAAAAAAGTTTTCAGTGCGTCGCAGAAATTTTAACGATTATTCCTGAATATAATCAGGACTATAATTCTATCATTAATAATTTAGAAAAGTCTCTACCTAATTTTGAATAA
- a CDS encoding secondary thiamine-phosphate synthase enzyme YjbQ yields MKLHQQVIQVKTSGKCLHKITSQVNDVVINSGIKTGLCTVFILHTSASLIIQENADPDVLADLSSFFSKLVPESADYLHSAEGVDDMPSHIRSVLTSTSENIIVRQRRLWLGTWQGLYLWEHRMRSHLRQIAVHIQGE; encoded by the coding sequence ATGAAACTTCACCAACAAGTAATCCAAGTCAAAACTAGCGGTAAGTGCTTACATAAGATAACCTCTCAGGTGAATGACGTGGTCATTAATTCAGGTATTAAGACGGGTTTATGTACGGTTTTTATTCTTCATACTAGCGCAAGTTTAATTATTCAAGAAAATGCCGATCCTGATGTATTAGCTGATTTGAGTAGTTTTTTTAGTAAGTTAGTGCCTGAAAGTGCTGATTATCTCCATAGTGCAGAAGGTGTTGATGATATGCCTAGTCATATTCGCTCTGTCTTGACTAGCACTTCTGAGAATATCATAGTTCGTCAGAGGCGTTTATGGTTAGGTACTTGGCAAGGATTATATTTATGGGAACATAGGATGCGATCGCATCTTCGCCAAATAGCTGTCCATATTCAAGGGGAATAA
- the queD gene encoding 6-carboxytetrahydropterin synthase QueD, translating into MDEWIIYKEITFEAAHKLPHHDGKCARLHGHSWKARIYVRSNHLVSEGTKQGMVMDYGDIKAYIQPILDQYLDHYYLNESLGLENPTSEAIALWLYNKLESMGMPNLYAVEIQETCTAAARYMRI; encoded by the coding sequence ATGGATGAATGGATTATTTACAAAGAAATAACCTTTGAAGCCGCCCACAAATTACCTCACCATGACGGAAAATGTGCAAGGTTACACGGGCATAGTTGGAAAGCAAGAATTTATGTCCGTAGTAATCATCTAGTCAGCGAAGGCACTAAACAAGGCATGGTTATGGATTATGGTGATATTAAGGCTTATATACAACCTATTTTAGATCAATATTTAGATCATTACTACCTCAATGAATCATTGGGCTTAGAAAATCCCACTAGCGAGGCGATCGCGCTTTGGCTATATAATAAATTAGAATCGATGGGAATGCCCAACCTATATGCAGTAGAAATCCAAGAAACCTGCACGGCGGCGGCAAGATACATGAGAATTTGA